The following proteins are co-located in the Paenibacillus sp. FSL H8-0079 genome:
- a CDS encoding ring-cleaving dioxygenase gives MMFRTSGIHHITAFVDDAQKNVDFYAGVLALRLVKKTINFDAPDVYHLYYGNEQGAPGTIITFFPQQNSRRGVIGSGQTGVTVYAVPVGSLPFWKERLASFDIPYENKTRFGEQYIRFFDKGGLLLELVEREGGQPSKWSFNGVTPEHAIKGFGGAVLFSHVPEKTMDVLVSKLGLEQVGEEDGLLRLQASGDIGQIIDIQSTGIQRGIGGAGTVHHIAWRAKDYVEHEQIQQDLEQSGYHPTPVIDRQYFNAVYFREPGGILFELATDPPGFARDEPAESMGEKLMLPEWYEPQREQIEQLLPRIEVREWKGESKS, from the coding sequence ATTATGTTCAGAACTTCAGGAATTCATCATATTACAGCTTTTGTAGACGATGCACAGAAAAACGTTGATTTTTATGCAGGTGTGTTGGCGCTCAGACTGGTGAAAAAAACCATTAACTTTGATGCACCAGACGTGTATCACTTGTATTACGGAAACGAGCAGGGTGCACCGGGCACAATTATCACCTTTTTCCCACAGCAGAATTCAAGAAGAGGTGTCATTGGTTCAGGTCAGACTGGAGTTACGGTATATGCGGTTCCTGTGGGCAGCCTGCCTTTCTGGAAAGAACGTCTTGCTTCCTTCGATATTCCATATGAAAATAAAACGAGATTCGGTGAGCAGTACATTCGTTTCTTCGACAAAGGCGGTCTGCTGCTTGAACTGGTTGAGCGCGAAGGTGGTCAGCCAAGCAAATGGTCTTTCAACGGTGTAACACCAGAGCATGCCATCAAAGGGTTCGGCGGTGCCGTATTGTTCAGTCATGTTCCTGAGAAAACCATGGACGTATTGGTGAGCAAACTGGGTCTGGAGCAGGTTGGCGAAGAGGACGGACTCCTTCGTCTTCAGGCAAGCGGCGATATTGGCCAGATCATCGACATTCAGTCTACAGGTATCCAACGCGGGATTGGCGGAGCCGGAACGGTTCACCATATAGCATGGCGTGCCAAAGATTACGTGGAGCATGAACAAATTCAGCAGGATCTTGAACAATCCGGGTATCATCCAACGCCAGTCATTGACCGTCAATACTTCAACGCTGTGTATTTCCGGGAGCCGGGAGGCATACTGTTCGAATTGGCTACGGATCCTCCGGGATTTGCACGGGATGAACCAGCAGAGAGCATGGGCGAGAAACTGATGTTGCCTGAATGGTATGAACCACAGCGTGAGCAGATTGAACAATTGTTGCCACGAATTGAAGTACGTGAATGGAAAGGAGAGTCCAAATCATGA
- a CDS encoding hemolysin family protein: protein MDGIIALNLFLVAVFIGLTAFFVGAEFAILKVRMSRIDQLISEGNKKAVLAKKVAYNLDYYLSACQLGITITALVLGALGEPTVEKMLHPLFERLEVPAALSTVLSYGIALAIITFLHVVIGELAPKTLAIQFAERMTLLLAPPLYWFGKIMNPFIYALNGAARLLLGIFGVKPAGHDTVHSEEELKLIMAQSYESGEINQTELDYLKNIFAFDERLLQEIMIPRDKIVTLNKEMPLDQIIEMLNRHEYTRYPVIANGDQAHFVGFINTKEMLTSVAAGRAFNMETFVHNTPSFSERSPIKDVLIQMQQSRVHIATVKNEAGATVGMVTMEDILEEIVGDIKDEYEHKDLVNPPKRMKLV from the coding sequence TTGGACGGAATAATAGCCTTGAATTTATTTTTAGTAGCCGTATTTATCGGCCTGACAGCCTTTTTCGTTGGAGCTGAATTTGCAATTCTTAAAGTACGGATGTCCCGAATCGATCAATTGATCTCGGAAGGCAACAAAAAGGCAGTACTGGCCAAAAAAGTGGCGTACAACCTGGATTATTATCTGTCTGCATGTCAATTGGGGATTACCATCACGGCGCTGGTATTGGGAGCACTGGGTGAACCTACCGTTGAGAAAATGCTGCATCCGCTGTTTGAGCGATTGGAAGTACCAGCGGCGTTATCTACTGTGCTTTCCTACGGTATCGCTCTGGCAATCATTACGTTCCTGCACGTGGTTATTGGTGAGTTGGCACCGAAAACACTGGCGATCCAGTTTGCAGAGAGAATGACGTTGTTGCTGGCACCACCACTGTACTGGTTCGGTAAAATCATGAATCCGTTCATCTATGCTTTGAATGGAGCTGCTCGTCTGTTGCTTGGCATATTTGGTGTAAAACCTGCTGGGCACGATACCGTTCACTCCGAAGAAGAGCTGAAGCTGATTATGGCACAGAGCTATGAGAGTGGCGAGATCAACCAGACGGAGCTAGACTATCTCAAAAACATTTTTGCTTTTGATGAGCGTCTGCTTCAGGAGATTATGATTCCAAGAGATAAAATCGTTACGTTGAATAAAGAAATGCCGCTTGATCAGATCATTGAGATGCTGAATCGACACGAATACACGAGATACCCTGTTATTGCGAATGGGGATCAGGCTCATTTTGTTGGCTTTATTAATACGAAAGAAATGCTGACCAGTGTGGCTGCGGGCCGCGCCTTCAATATGGAGACATTTGTTCATAATACGCCGAGTTTCTCCGAGCGTTCTCCAATTAAGGATGTGCTGATCCAGATGCAGCAAAGCCGTGTACACATTGCAACCGTGAAAAACGAAGCAGGTGCTACGGTAGGTATGGTTACGATGGAGGATATCCTTGAAGAGATTGTCGGCGATATCAAGGATGAATATGAGCACAAGGATTTGGTGAATCCACCAAAAAGAATGAAATTGGTTTAA
- a CDS encoding glycoside hydrolase family 3 C-terminal domain-containing protein has translation MERNIKELVQRMTLEEKAGMCSGLDFWHLKGVERLGIPSIMVTDGPHGLRKQDGSADHLGLTSSVPATCFPSAAGLASSWDKELARQVGVALGEECQAEDVAVLLGPGVNIKRSPLGGRNFEYFSEDPLLSTQMATGHIQGVQSQGVGTSLKHFAVNNQEERRMSIDAVVDERTLREIYLASFEGAVKDGQPWTVMCSYNKVNGTYAGENEWLLTDILKDEWGHEGLVVSDWGAVNERADALAAGLELEMPTSGGIGERKVIDAVESGQLPLDKLDRAVERLLKLIFNAVDQKQEGATYNKDEHHQLARKVAAESMVLLKNEEGLLPLRREGEVALIGAFARKPRFQGGGSSHINPTKVDDIVEEMTQVAGEGVTFSYAPGYRIEADDVDETLMHEAVQAAQSADTAVVFVGLPDRYESEGYDRAHLRLPDNHIRLIEEIAKVQSRVVVVLSNGSPVEMPWLPQVQAVLEAYLGGQAVGGAIADLLYGEVNPSGKLAETFPAKLSHNPSYLNFPGEGDRVDYREGIFVGYRYYDKKELEPLFPFGYGLSYTTFEYADLKVDRTELTDQDEVNVHVRVTNTGDIAGKEIVQLYVSDVESTVIRPVKELKAFVKVALEPGESEVVSFTLNKRSFAYYNVDMKDWHVETGEFEIQVGSSSRDIHVHTRVNVESTATFLPTYTRNSTLGDIQRDPAHKQLLEQALQQFQEASGFGGDDAGDHADMMDAMMKYMPLRALVAFSGGAMTEEAMNELLGQLNNKDHGIRE, from the coding sequence GTGGAACGTAACATCAAGGAACTGGTACAGCGGATGACACTGGAAGAAAAAGCGGGTATGTGCTCGGGACTGGACTTTTGGCATTTGAAAGGGGTGGAGCGTCTTGGCATTCCATCCATCATGGTGACGGACGGACCTCATGGGTTGCGCAAGCAGGATGGGAGTGCAGATCATCTGGGTCTAACGTCGAGCGTGCCTGCAACCTGTTTCCCGTCTGCGGCAGGATTGGCTAGTTCATGGGACAAGGAACTGGCGCGTCAGGTCGGAGTGGCCTTGGGTGAGGAATGTCAGGCCGAGGATGTAGCGGTACTGCTTGGGCCGGGTGTGAATATTAAACGTTCCCCGCTGGGCGGGCGTAATTTTGAATACTTTTCCGAAGATCCGTTGTTATCCACGCAGATGGCTACCGGTCATATTCAGGGTGTGCAGAGTCAGGGTGTGGGTACATCTCTCAAACACTTTGCAGTCAATAATCAGGAAGAACGGCGCATGTCGATTGATGCGGTAGTAGATGAACGGACGCTGCGCGAGATTTATCTGGCGAGCTTCGAAGGTGCGGTGAAGGATGGACAGCCGTGGACGGTGATGTGTTCCTACAACAAGGTGAACGGTACGTATGCAGGTGAGAATGAATGGTTGCTTACGGATATCCTGAAAGACGAATGGGGTCACGAAGGTCTTGTGGTATCAGACTGGGGTGCGGTCAATGAACGTGCAGACGCCCTTGCAGCAGGACTGGAACTGGAGATGCCAACAAGCGGTGGAATCGGTGAGCGTAAAGTGATCGATGCCGTAGAGAGCGGACAACTGCCGTTGGACAAGCTGGATCGGGCAGTGGAGCGTCTACTTAAGCTGATCTTCAATGCCGTTGATCAAAAGCAAGAAGGGGCTACATATAACAAGGATGAGCATCACCAACTTGCGCGCAAGGTAGCAGCCGAGAGTATGGTTTTGTTGAAAAATGAAGAAGGTCTCCTGCCGCTGAGGCGTGAAGGCGAAGTGGCATTAATCGGGGCATTTGCGCGCAAACCTCGCTTCCAGGGCGGCGGCAGTTCCCACATTAATCCGACCAAAGTGGATGATATTGTGGAAGAGATGACGCAGGTAGCTGGAGAAGGTGTAACCTTCTCGTATGCCCCAGGTTATCGGATTGAAGCAGATGATGTGGATGAGACATTGATGCATGAGGCTGTACAGGCAGCACAGTCAGCGGATACCGCTGTGGTATTCGTCGGATTGCCCGATCGTTATGAATCGGAAGGATATGATCGTGCCCATCTGCGTCTGCCTGACAATCATATTCGGTTGATCGAAGAGATTGCCAAGGTTCAATCACGTGTGGTCGTAGTTCTGAGCAACGGATCTCCAGTGGAGATGCCTTGGCTACCCCAGGTACAAGCGGTGCTTGAAGCTTATCTTGGTGGACAGGCCGTTGGTGGAGCGATAGCTGATCTGTTGTATGGAGAGGTGAATCCATCCGGTAAACTGGCAGAGACATTCCCTGCCAAGCTCAGCCATAATCCATCTTATTTGAATTTCCCTGGTGAAGGGGATCGTGTTGATTACCGTGAAGGCATCTTTGTTGGTTACCGCTATTATGACAAAAAAGAGCTGGAGCCACTGTTCCCGTTTGGCTATGGACTGAGTTATACGACATTTGAATATGCTGATCTGAAGGTAGATCGCACAGAACTGACCGATCAGGATGAAGTGAATGTGCATGTTCGGGTTACCAATACCGGAGACATTGCTGGCAAGGAGATCGTACAGCTGTATGTCAGCGACGTAGAGAGCACAGTTATTCGTCCAGTCAAAGAACTGAAAGCTTTTGTCAAAGTAGCTCTGGAACCTGGCGAATCCGAAGTGGTGAGCTTTACACTAAACAAGCGTTCATTCGCCTATTACAACGTGGATATGAAGGACTGGCATGTGGAGACCGGTGAGTTCGAGATTCAGGTCGGCAGTTCCTCACGGGACATTCATGTTCACACACGTGTGAATGTAGAGTCTACAGCGACATTCCTTCCAACCTATACGCGTAATAGTACATTGGGTGATATCCAGCGTGATCCGGCCCATAAACAGCTGCTGGAACAGGCTTTGCAGCAATTCCAGGAGGCTAGTGGATTTGGCGGTGATGATGCTGGGGATCACGCGGATATGATGGATGCGATGATGAAATATATGCCGCTGCGTGCACTGGTTGCGTTTAGCGGTGGGGCCATGACGGAAGAAGCGATGAATGAGCTTCTGGGGCAGCTGAACAACAAGGATCATGGTATTCGGGAATAA
- a CDS encoding alpha/beta hydrolase: MKHIYKAGAQPDAPTILLLHGTGGTENDLVGLAEMIAPGAGILGVRGNVSENGMPRFFRRLAEGIFDEEDLIARTAELGSFVDAAAVEYGFDRSNVYALGYSNGANIAASLIFHQADVFKGAILHHPMVPLRGLELPDLKGLPVFIGAGENDPIVPRRETEELASLLSGAGADVNTHWERQGHQLTRTEAEAAAAWFKTQA, from the coding sequence ATGAAACATATCTATAAAGCAGGTGCTCAGCCGGATGCTCCAACGATTCTGTTGCTTCACGGCACAGGCGGAACCGAGAATGATCTGGTAGGTCTGGCGGAGATGATCGCACCGGGAGCGGGCATACTTGGGGTGCGGGGTAACGTATCGGAGAACGGGATGCCCCGTTTCTTCCGCCGCCTGGCCGAAGGTATTTTTGATGAAGAGGATCTGATTGCTCGTACGGCGGAGTTGGGATCTTTTGTAGATGCAGCTGCGGTGGAATATGGATTCGACCGTTCCAACGTGTATGCACTGGGTTACTCGAATGGTGCCAACATTGCGGCGAGCCTGATCTTCCATCAAGCGGATGTATTCAAAGGTGCAATTCTGCATCATCCGATGGTACCGCTGCGCGGACTCGAACTGCCGGATCTGAAAGGTCTGCCTGTGTTCATTGGTGCGGGCGAGAACGATCCGATTGTACCAAGACGTGAAACCGAGGAACTTGCTTCGTTGCTGAGCGGTGCAGGTGCCGATGTAAACACGCATTGGGAGCGTCAGGGTCATCAGTTGACTCGTACCGAGGCAGAAGCTGCGGCAGCTTGGTTTAAGACACAGGCGTAA